One Luteolibacter flavescens genomic region harbors:
- a CDS encoding intermembrane transport protein PqiB produces MSEETQEPRATIRHRRRWSSVWLVPLLALIVAGGLVWKHYAGRGPIAYVRFETAESVKAGVTEVRCLSVRVGVVERVDLADDVRSVVAEIRMDPDAEHLLREGSRFWVVKPRVSGASISGLSTIVEGAYIELEPGETTLPVHHFDGLEEPPVTPSSVPGLRLTLVAEDAGSLASGSPIYYRGFEVGRVERRRLDIENRRIRFDIFIKEEYSSLVRQGTCFWNTSGIDVVAGADGFKISTPSFQAMLSGGAVFAVPKGGVAGEPAQDGAVFQLYPDEDAARKSIFTPDHRILLYFDQSVRGLSPGAPVEFRGIPLGRVVEISFRHSPPGDSRVPVVIEIDSLTLGKAVEDIQDSTAVLAECVRRGLRAKLSTGSLLTGALFVDLDFVPGAAPAQLAKVGEYDVIPTESSGLAQLQDKLNSILTKIEALPLDDTLEKFGTAADEISITVKDLRGTLSEAEGALAEAKKLLARDETQNLTAELEATLKQVRTSVDSLGPQGAMQGDLARTLDELRAALRSFKVLSDSIEEKPNSLLFGREGSGDPKPRAKQR; encoded by the coding sequence ATGAGTGAAGAGACGCAGGAACCCCGCGCCACCATCCGCCACCGCCGCCGCTGGAGCAGCGTGTGGCTGGTGCCCCTGCTCGCGCTCATCGTGGCAGGCGGCCTCGTCTGGAAGCACTATGCCGGACGCGGGCCCATCGCCTACGTCCGCTTCGAGACAGCGGAGAGCGTGAAGGCCGGCGTGACCGAGGTCCGCTGCCTCTCCGTCCGCGTGGGCGTGGTGGAGAGAGTGGACCTCGCGGATGACGTGCGCTCCGTGGTCGCGGAGATCCGCATGGACCCGGATGCCGAGCACCTGCTGCGCGAGGGCAGCCGCTTCTGGGTGGTGAAGCCGCGCGTCTCCGGGGCCTCTATCTCCGGCCTCAGCACCATCGTGGAGGGCGCCTACATCGAGCTGGAGCCCGGCGAGACCACCCTGCCCGTCCATCACTTCGACGGCCTGGAGGAGCCACCCGTGACCCCGTCCAGCGTGCCCGGCCTGCGGCTCACGCTCGTGGCGGAGGACGCCGGCTCGCTCGCTTCCGGCTCGCCGATCTACTACCGCGGATTCGAGGTCGGCCGAGTGGAGCGCCGCCGGCTCGACATCGAGAACCGCCGCATCCGCTTCGACATCTTCATCAAGGAGGAATACTCCTCGCTCGTCCGCCAGGGGACGTGCTTCTGGAATACCAGCGGCATCGACGTGGTGGCCGGAGCGGATGGCTTCAAGATCAGCACTCCCTCGTTCCAAGCCATGCTCTCCGGCGGTGCCGTCTTCGCCGTGCCAAAGGGCGGCGTGGCAGGCGAGCCCGCGCAAGACGGTGCCGTCTTCCAGCTCTACCCGGACGAGGATGCCGCGCGGAAATCCATCTTCACCCCGGACCACCGCATCCTCCTCTACTTCGACCAGTCCGTGCGCGGCCTCTCCCCCGGTGCCCCGGTGGAATTCCGCGGCATCCCGCTCGGCCGCGTGGTCGAGATCAGCTTCCGCCATTCTCCGCCCGGCGACTCCCGCGTGCCGGTGGTCATCGAGATCGACTCCCTGACCCTCGGCAAGGCGGTCGAGGACATCCAGGACTCCACCGCCGTACTCGCCGAGTGCGTGCGCCGCGGCCTGCGGGCAAAGCTCAGCACCGGCTCCCTGCTCACCGGCGCGCTCTTCGTCGATCTCGACTTCGTCCCCGGTGCCGCACCCGCCCAACTTGCCAAGGTAGGCGAGTATGACGTCATCCCCACCGAGTCCTCCGGCCTCGCGCAGCTCCAGGACAAGCTGAACTCCATTCTCACGAAGATCGAGGCGCTGCCGCTGGACGATACTCTTGAGAAATTCGGCACCGCTGCCGACGAGATTTCCATCACCGTGAAGGACCTTCGCGGCACCCTGTCCGAGGCCGAGGGCGCGCTCGCCGAGGCGAAGAAGCTCCTCGCCCGCGACGAGACGCAAAACCTGACCGCCGAGCTGGAAGCCACCCTGAAGCAGGTCCGCACCAGCGTGGACAGCCTCGGCCCGCAAGGCGCCATGCAGGGCGACCTCGCTCGCACGCTCGACGAGCTTCGCGCGGCGCTGCGCTCGTTCAAGGTCCTCTCCGACTCCATCGAGGAGAAGCCGAATTCCCTGCTCTTCGGCCGCGAAGGCTCCGGCGATCCTAAGCCCCGCGCCAAGCAGCGGTGA
- a CDS encoding paraquat-inducible protein A produces the protein MKRHLPGLSWPRIEDGPIRVACHFCDALQDAPRLKEGDAAHCCRCGEVLYQNRPRSLARATGFSSAALIFMALVHLFPSITVNAGSVRRELTILEAAQAMWRDGNPAIAAATVFFTMVAPLVLVGGLLYVTAPLRFGIAFPGAKVVTRWYQLSEPWSMLEVFLFGILVALLKLGAVGDIHLGVGLWAMAGLVICTTSAIAGIDRLELWDRLEIAFKRTN, from the coding sequence ATGAAACGCCACCTGCCCGGACTCTCCTGGCCCCGTATCGAAGACGGGCCCATCCGCGTGGCGTGCCATTTCTGCGACGCCCTGCAGGACGCGCCGCGGCTGAAGGAGGGGGATGCCGCCCACTGCTGCCGCTGCGGCGAGGTGCTCTACCAGAATCGCCCGCGCTCGCTGGCCCGCGCCACCGGCTTCTCCTCCGCCGCGCTCATCTTCATGGCGCTCGTCCACCTCTTCCCCAGCATCACGGTGAATGCGGGGAGCGTGCGGCGCGAGCTGACCATCCTGGAGGCCGCGCAGGCCATGTGGCGGGACGGGAATCCGGCCATCGCCGCCGCCACCGTCTTCTTCACCATGGTCGCGCCGCTCGTGCTGGTGGGCGGCCTGCTCTACGTCACCGCGCCGCTGCGCTTTGGCATCGCCTTCCCGGGGGCGAAGGTCGTCACCCGCTGGTACCAGCTTTCCGAGCCTTGGAGCATGCTGGAGGTCTTCCTCTTCGGCATCCTCGTCGCCCTGCTGAAGCTCGGCGCCGTGGGAGACATCCATCTCGGCGTCGGCCTCTGGGCCATGGCCGGGCTCGTCATCTGCACCACCTCCGCCATCGCGGGCATCGACCGGCTGGAGCTGTGGGACCGGCTGGAAATCGCATTCAAAAGGACGAACTGA
- a CDS encoding paraquat-inducible protein A, translating into MEIRSAAEQGLASCHLCGKVSPVDLGECPRCGCKLHLRKPHSLERTWSFLIAAIAFYFPANLMPIMSVGGLGGTSHDTIMSGVLNFWKKGDLLVAIIIFAASILIPILKMLALVWLCLAASGKTRTSPKNLARLYHVTELVGRWSMVDVFVVAILVSLVQVGALSSVLPGPAIVSFAAVVVLTMFAAMSFDPRLLWDQHADRDLPDTP; encoded by the coding sequence ATGGAGATCCGCAGCGCTGCCGAACAAGGCCTCGCCTCCTGCCACCTGTGCGGGAAGGTGAGCCCCGTCGATCTCGGCGAGTGCCCGCGCTGCGGCTGCAAGCTCCACCTGCGCAAGCCCCACAGCCTGGAGCGCACGTGGAGCTTCCTCATCGCCGCCATCGCCTTCTACTTCCCGGCGAACCTGATGCCCATCATGTCTGTCGGCGGCCTCGGCGGCACCTCGCACGACACCATCATGTCCGGCGTGCTGAATTTCTGGAAGAAGGGCGACCTCCTCGTGGCCATCATCATCTTCGCCGCCAGCATCCTCATCCCCATCCTGAAGATGCTCGCGCTGGTCTGGCTCTGCCTCGCCGCCTCGGGGAAGACCCGCACCTCGCCGAAGAATCTCGCCCGCCTCTACCACGTGACCGAGCTCGTCGGACGCTGGTCGATGGTGGATGTTTTCGTAGTCGCCATCCTTGTCTCCCTCGTCCAGGTCGGCGCGCTTTCGAGCGTATTGCCCGGCCCGGCCATCGTTTCCTTTGCAGCCGTCGTGGTTCTGACCATGTTCGCTGCCATGAGCTTTGATCCGCGCCTGCTGTGGGACCAGCATGCGGATCGCGATCTACCCGATACCCCATGA
- a CDS encoding PqiC family protein, with the protein MLRSFLKLGVLGLLAVQLQSCAPAKSYYVLTPEGPAPSGGGTSVGVGPVSLASYLDRANLVFQESGNRMAVAESHRWAGDLEENIARVTATNLGRRLGTGNVRTYPWGSDSELRYQVSLDIRQLHGNADGDAVLEAAWRVYSLPDRRMVTSKSWSGTEPLKADGYDELAAAQSRLLSQLASEIAATLR; encoded by the coding sequence ATGCTCCGCTCCTTCCTGAAACTCGGCGTCCTCGGTCTCCTCGCGGTCCAGCTCCAGTCCTGCGCGCCCGCCAAGTCCTACTACGTCCTCACACCGGAAGGCCCCGCGCCCTCCGGCGGCGGCACCTCCGTGGGCGTCGGCCCGGTCTCGCTCGCCAGCTACCTCGACCGCGCGAACCTCGTCTTCCAGGAAAGCGGGAACCGCATGGCCGTGGCCGAGTCTCACCGCTGGGCGGGTGACTTGGAGGAAAACATCGCCCGCGTCACCGCCACCAATCTAGGCCGCCGCCTCGGCACCGGCAACGTCCGCACCTACCCCTGGGGCAGCGACAGCGAGCTGCGCTACCAGGTGAGCCTCGATATCCGCCAGCTCCACGGCAACGCCGACGGCGACGCCGTGCTGGAAGCCGCCTGGCGCGTCTATTCCCTGCCCGACCGCCGCATGGTCACCTCGAAAAGCTGGTCCGGCACCGAGCCGCTGAAAGCCGACGGCTACGATGAACTCGCCGCCGCCCAGAGCCGCCTCCTCAGCCAGCTCGCCTCGGAGATCGCCGCGACGTTGAGGTGA